The window AATTTAAGACATCCGTTATGGAAATTTCGTGCTCAACCAACTGAATCACTCTTGCTGATAAGTAGAATAGACATCTAATTATCTATTTTATTAGATTGAGCCAAGCAATCGGGCATGATCCATCTTAATAGACGGGAAATTGCATTCGCTAATAGAGCTTCCTACAGTTGCATCCTcttacaaaaataatttttctactgtttagtactccctccgaatcaaaaaaagagtccacttagccatttgcacactccttaagaaaatactaactcctagacaaaaataggtaatttgactaaactatccctaattaaatagacattgggatttgatcatataacacttaataggagcaaatatgaaaaaataaaattaattctttcttgatttgctaagtagactcttttttttatccggagggagtgtTATAACATGCACCTAACGTTAGTAAAATTTTCCAGCCATTATCAGAGAATTATCTGGATGATCACTAAAGGAATGAATGATTAATTAATAGTCAAGAAAATATTAGATAAACAACAAAATTCATGCAAAGTTGGACTCACCTGACTTTCTTTTATTTGCATAAGAACTGTTTTAAATTTGGAATTAAACAATGAAAATACTAGCCTTCAATGCAAAGAAAATCAGttcgttattttattattctaATAAGAAAGAACATGATTTCTTGCAGTACCAACACTACATTAGATTCTAATTTTTTTCTATATAGATGCCAAACTTAACTATAAGTTAATATTCCAACTTTGCTAAAATGCATTGCCAttgagaataaaaaaaaaatatgctaGTAAGTTTTTGCAATATCACAAATTAGGTGATTCAAAGGCTAGTAAATTTTATATGCATCTATTATCCAAAATAAAGTCAAGATGAAACTGCTTAACAGATGTTCAGATCCACCATTAAAGGCTGCCATTTCTTGATTTTGGCAACGGAAAAAAAAATGGCATTGACTCACTAAAGAAATAGCAATTACGATAACATCCATGATCTACCAAAACTTACACAAATTACAACATTCAGAGGAAACTTCATGGACAAGTTGAGAAAGGCCAGTTACACAATAAAAACTGCCAGGATAACTAGGACCAATCACTCGTATGCACGATCTTAAGCTCCCTCCCCGAGAGTCCTCTTCGATGTGCTGATGTAAAGCACtgcaagaagagaatttttttaatattacctTCTGATCATTGGAGGCACAAGTACACTAATCAAAGGTTAgaaactagttttttttttttttttttgcttaccGTTATTTCCTCGTATGAAGGCATCACCATATTTGTTCTTCAATTGTCCATTAACATATTCTTCTGTTTGCTCCATTGCTATATTCATGTATCCATCCAAACAGGCAAGGATACCTGCACCGTGCAATAACAACCTTAGAATGTAATTGAACTAAGTTTGTCCTCCTGCATTTTGAAGAACTACCACCTGAAGAAAATGATAAGCGATTTGCAAAGAAATTGAAGGCTAGCACAGAGGTTTTAGGTAGAGTATATTTACTTTCTCAAGAAGAACTTCCACCTAAAGATGCACACATGCAGCGCTTTCTCGGGCTAAGCCTTAAGTCGCAAGAAGTTGGAGTGGTTGGCGAGTAGATATTACAGGAGTGGTGGATTAGATAAATAGGTGGATAAGTTTCAAACTATAGATGCACTGGTATCAGGGCAACAAGCCCTTGCGTAGCTCTTTTGGTTTCCCAAGAAAAGCGATAGCTGGGGCACAAAGCCAGCTTTTTTTTGTCACGAGAATGAGAGGGAATGTCAGATGAAGAAACACTTCAGAATGAGAGGGAATGTCAGATGAAGAAACACTTTCTCTTAATTTCGCTGCCAGAGCGTATGTTACAGATACAACATCAAGAACAGCTTTTCAGAAAATTTAAAACAATTTGTTACTACAAAGCAGAAACTATTACAACATCTACCACTAAGCTGTTTATTACACATATAAATTGGTTGAGTGCTTAGTTTAGTCTATATATGCAGAAAACTAACGGTCGATGCAAATGTGGTGAGTTACATAACACAAACTGAGCAGTAATTATTTGAAATGACAGGATACTACAATTAATAGGCGTTTGAACACAAATTTGGTTGAAACTTGAAAATAAGAGtttttaaagttgaagttgtatttggacaTGCATTTAACCGGAGAAAAATTTGAAGTTTCCCCAGGGGGTTCACTCATATTCAACAACTAACCAAAAATCCATTCAAATGTATAACCAAACAATACTTTAAAAaaagcaaccaaaaaaaaaaaaattatgtccaAACAAGCCCTTACAATTAATTCTCAACAATAGAACTTCCTTTATGTGTCAAAAATTAAATCTAAAGTACTATTTCAGCTGCTGCTCTGTTAGTAAATTATTTAGATGTCCAAATACAAAGCCTGAGGTGAGAATAGGCAATGAGCAGTACATTTGTCACTCTTATACATGACACTAGAGTTTCATCATGTTATTGAGCACAGAAGTATATACAAACAAATGCATAAGCAAGAGAACAGTAAGTGCAAAAGAATCATAAGAAAAAACAGAAGCAAATCAGAATGACTAACCTCGATAGTCAACACCAGAgttcaatttaacaacaacagGTCGTCCACGAATAGACTTCAGAAAATCTGCCGGAGTCTTAGTGGTCGTTGATCCTTTCTCTCCTGCTCCACTCATTTTCACTTACTTATTCTGTCGTATATCAAAAGCAGCAAATTATCAGGATTGATCTTAAAAAACCAGGTATAAAACCATACTACGCAAGCAACAGTAAAGTAGTTTGACACAAGGGACCGCAGTTAACAGTATAAACATTGTAAAGAAATTTGAAGCATCAGAATGCAGCAACCACCTACCACTAGGTTTTCCCCTGCAAGTATTTTAAAGGGATAATTGCATCTTCTGATTTAAAATCAGGCTCTCAAACTGAAATGTGATTGTAACCAACTGTGACATACGGTTTCCTAGAGTCTCCAACTAACATTTGCTTTGCAGTttataggtgtcctaattcaacCATTACATGATTATATTTCAGAGTTTTTCTATGGTCCTGCCATCGAGTATAAATGGGCTTCTAAAGCACGTTACTGGAGAAGTATCCTTTTAAACTTGAGTGGTATAAGGACCAGAAGATATCATACAGCTCATAGTTCAAATCTGCCCTCACGAGAGTTGAAAGAACTCAACATGCGGAGCCTGGTGAATATTTTGTTCAGTAAATAGAGCATAAAACCAGTTTACTGCCTATGTCCTTGCCAGGCATGCACACCATGCTCGACATGTGGAGTTGTTCAACTTTAGCAAGAAGGGATTCAAGCGCTGGTTTTTCCTGGACCCTGATACCCTGCAAGCTCACCTTTTTGGTTTTTAATATTTTCAAGACCTATTCGGAGACAGCCTCCCTAGGGGTAAATCTGCgtacacctccccccccccccccccccccccgggccaaaaaaaaaaaaaagaccccaaattgtgggatttcactgggtatgttgttattgtatcATCTATGAACCAACTACAAATACTGTAGAAGAAGATCAAGACTTGCATTTTTCTGATATACACCTCACTAAGAGGCAACTCTAGAGCATAGCTACTGGACTTAAAGCAGTAGATAAACGTAACCTGGCTGTAAGAGATTACAAGGAACTAAAGAACTATTCTAATGGATCATGAAGTATAGAAAGAACATTTTTATATGATATAGCTAAATGAGCTCATTAAAAAGAAGCGAAATATCTCTTTATATAGGTAAAGGCTCCAGACTTCAAACGACTTTACAAACTAAAGTTAATTTAAAAATGGATCTTATCTTTCACCGGTGAATCAAAGCAACTTAAAGGAGAGACCTAAATGCATACGCTATATTGGAGGTGGACATCTCACAATACAAACACTTCCAGTTACCAGGTTTTGACTTTTCAGGTAGATGCCAACTCAATCAACATTGAAGGGAGATGAATTATAGGAAAGTCATTTCATGAAATCCTAACATCTTATATCCACACTAAGGCTCAAACTAGCCTAAAATAGTCTAGAACATACAGAGTACTTTATATGATGACACCAGCCTAAAACCAGAACATAATCCAGGTGAGTAAACCATAGGATAATCTTCTAGAAAGAGTCTTAACATAAACTCAACACCTAGTAGGTATAAAAAGCTGTTGCCATCAGTGAAAGGCACACGCACCACCCTTAACGTAACAAACTTGCAGCACAAGATCAAAAACACTAGGTACTCGAGTTTGAACCACCAGAACTACATGAAAATTCAAACCATATTCAACTCATATGAACTCCAACCTACTTGTCCAAAGAAATAAGAAAGTTACAAAAATAGCACAATAGGAGCATGCACATATAACTAACTCGACTAGTGAAATACTGGTAACCCAAATAGATAAATTGGCAGCTCTACaggtaaatgctatgtataaATCACTACAAACGAGTTTGACGTTCAATAAAACCTTTTTATGTAGGATTAACAGGGTTTTTCAAACACCGACCCATAGGAATACAATTTATGCCCATTCTTGAGTTAAAAATAGTCTTTTGCATTTTTTCAGCTCATGTGTCTCTAGATTCAAATTTGTTGTCCCCCCATCAGTCACAAATTAACACTTTTAACCAGAACTTTTCCTCAATTAAAAGAGAAACTTCCTTTAATTGAGACAAATGCTTGTATTACAAGGCGGGATTGGGATTTAGCACCGTTGCATAAAAATCGGTTCTTTTTCTAAGGTTATTCAACTTCTTTACATTACAATCagctccaacaaaaaaaaaaaaatacaaaccaAAAAAGGAACAAAACTAGAATACcctataaagaaaaaaaaatgaacaaagaACTGTTGTGTTTTGTCCTaagtaaaaaaaagtggaacttaAAACCCAAATCAGATACACAGAATGCAACATGGGTTTTGTATTATGGAGCATGTTCTATAAAAATAGAGTATAACAAGAGCAAATTAACCCTCTAATCTTGAAAAACTAACAAAGCTTcattctttaaaaaaacaaagacCAATAAACAATGAATTCTTGAGTTTTGTCCTAAGTAAAAAATGTGGAACAAGAAACCCAAATCAGAAACACATAATGCAACATGGGTTTTGTATATTAAAGCACATAGTAACGATTTAAAGAGAACAGGTACAGAAAACCATAGCAATTGTGTAAAGTTaagagaaaaaagaaacaaaatttaCATATTATTACACATCAGAAAATTAAAGCAAATCATATagaaaaacacacctcaaataaTGAAATCTTTAGCAAAGTtgaaaaattaaagaagaaagaaacttTGAAGAGCTAGGGTTTTGAATTCTTGATTTCGTTGAATAATGATTTGTCATTGGGTTTATAGGAAGGGACTCTTTACAGTCCAAAAGATGTCAAACTTGTATATTTGACCCCCTGAAGTTTTGGTTATTGTTGTGAAATGTGAGTTAAGTTAATGTGACAAATATTTTAATGCCCTACTAAATACAGTTAAACAATAACTATGATTCAATCTCAAGTTAGTTTGATATCGACGCGGTATGAATCCTCAATATCTAAACACTTTATAATGTTACTCAACGGGAAAGTATGAAATAATGTCATAAATATTTTAATGCATTCCTGAACAAAGTCAAACGATAATATTATGATACAATCCCAAGTTAACTTGATATCAACTGTATAAATCCTCAATATCTAAACACTTTATAATATTACTCGGTAAATATATTTCATATTTTTCAATGTCAATCACTTAGAATATTCTCTATATTATGAAAATTTTATACAATTATTACTTTGAATAACATTTTGAGCGGAGGGTCTACTGAAAACACTCTCTCCACCTTacaaaggtagggataaggtATGTGTACATTCTATTCTATTCTCCCCAGATTACatttggtatgttgttgttgtattaatttGAATAACTTATGTTTTTCATTTTTCACGCATATTAAGTGTTTGTATGTGAAAAACATGAAGCATATATGTAGGATTTTCATAATATAAAGGGTATAAGTGTTTGATTttgaaatataaaaaatatatttgcATTAAGTGATTATAATAGCATTTACCGTAATGTGCCTTGAAAAATTGCTCCAAGCCTCCCACAACTTATTGGTCATATGTAATTACTACTTAAAATGAAATTGTTTATAATTATCAGATAAAATTGTCATTTTTTTAGGACATACTAAAGTAGAAATACCGTCAAATAAATTAGGACGGATTACAAATTTAAGTTTTTATATACGGAAGAAAATGATTTGTGGCACATCCAAGATTATGATCAGTACTTCAACTACATTAGCTTGTGATATTTCATTTGAAGGAATTTTACGAAAGGTCTTACGATAATTTAAAAATTCGATCACTTTTTCACTATCACTCAAAAAATAAATCAGATTCTACGTACCGTAAGGTATACATTCCCTGCTTTATCATAGTAAGAACTAATTAAGAAGGGGTAAATATGTCTCGAACTAGTCCGTGAACCAATTATTAAGACTTGCTTTAATTTGGATGAAACAATATTTTCCATCTTATGGTTGATGATTTATGCCTGTTAAATTCTGCAGCAAAAAGAGCCTTATTACAGTGGCTTTGACATACTGTTAATGTACACATTAATTAATGTTGAGATATCGGCACACATGAATCAGTAAAGTGACAAGTTCTGTCAAGCATGTCATTCACCTGACTATCAAAATTCAAAAATTATGGTGAATAGTAAAGGTTCCTCCATCTTTAACATGTCGGGTTCAAAATTCTTGAAATGGAATAGTCTTTGGTAGAAAGGCCAAAACACCATAAGATGCTTTCTACTACATGAATTTGGATTAATCGAGTCATTTAGTATTTGTGTTTCACCTCAATTTGTATAAAGAGGGCTGGTGGTGAAAAACTCAGATGGAATGAAATCTTTTaccctcttacaatttgaatagaagaaaatgatcttttcagatctcttatgtatAAAAATGAAAATCTCTTGTAAAAAAGATATAAGACTAAAAATATTTTGTAAGTGACCTAAAAATCCACTTCTCCCGTGAAACTCATAACAATTGTGGAAGAGGCAGTAATTTGAGTTATATTACGAACAATAATGTCTCTCCATTTGGCGTCGGCAATGTGAATTAATGTTAATATCCCTCAATCTAAATTTGTTTGATCCAATAGGTTAAAAATGAGTCATTAACACCGCAAAATCTTTTTATGCATATCCATCTCACAACAAGATTAAAAGACTCATAATGAAGGATCTTGATGGCGAGAGTAAGAAGCATGAGAGTTATGAGACCAAAGGTTATATTTTTCAGAGAATATAAAATAGAACTAGTGCATTTATAATACTATATATTATGCAATACCAATTATAGTGATGAACAACTACCCTCCAAATGCATTTATGCAAATCAATAAGTCGATTTGAAAGCTCTTAGTCGAGGACCCTCCAGTCCTCCACATTAAAAGCTCTCAACACCATtattggaaaaaagaaaaaaaaaaacatttttgttgAGATTTCCTTAACATCAACAATccacaacaacatacccactgtAATCCCATAAAAGTGGGGTCTGGAAAGGGTATAGTGTACACTGATATTGACTCTACCTTGTGAGGTAGAGATGTTATTTCCAGTACACCCTCGACACAAAGAGAAATAATTTAAAACAGTATGAAAAAGGAAATAATGAAAGCAAAAAAATCATGATAGTCCTACCTCCAACCATGATAAGAAATATTCATAGTATATATAGCTATATGAACCCTTAACCTTAAATAGAACACTTATTTAACATTTTCCATACTaattgttgggatcgaaataatcaggACGTCGTGCGGAAGCTAATACTTGTAAATCTTCAACGACGATAAATCAAACGCCAAAGAAAATTATAAAAAAGACTTTATTATATGATATCATGAGTTTGGTCAATTGACCTGCACATGATAATactaatataattaaaaaaaaaatctaaaactaTTTAGAGAATAAATCTCCCCTTAAGCAAAACTATCTAAAGGACTACATAGTGAATACTTTTCTATGTTCTAGTTGCGGGAAGGATGTCCAAAAAATTTCCCCCAATACAAGAAATAACCAAATGTGAAAgagaattatattttcctttcaaAAAAAGTAAAAGCAATTACAGTAATATTTTGACTTTCCTTCAAAAGAAAAGTAAAACTTAAATATGGCAAGAAAATAAAGGCAAAATTAACATTAATGTGTAATTTCTCACACGATTATTATATTTTAACATGTTATGGCATATAATGTATCTTGTTTTTTTATATTCATAATGTCAGTTTTATAGAAAGGGCATATGTAGTTAAGTGCATATGATATTGTGAACACTTTTTATACTCAGTGTGTTGAAATTAACTCTTTAAATATACCCAGTTAATAAAAAGAGGCTTGGGAGGGGTGGGGGGTGGCTTACAAATGAAAAAGATTAAATGCATTTTAATTTGTCCACTCATTATCAAAGAATTCACCACTAATGAGTGGGGGTGttcatgattcaatttgggtcaATTATTATTCAAAAGATGACCAAATTATTTAAATTGGTTTTTTAAATACAAGAATCAAATCAAACTAATTAAATCGATTTTTTATTAAGTTGGTTTATATCAGTTTTTTCGTTTCTAacggtttttatttttttaaaaacaaaatcttAACTATATGCTCAAAATAGTTCACATAGAATTGTAGTTTTACCTTTCAGGAACGTAACTAATTAGAGTTGAAAGAGTCGCTTGAAAGAGGAATGAAACTAGGTCTTCTAATTCCTCTATTTGGATACTGCAATTGCAAAGTTGCAAATTGCAATGCCTGCCTGTAGTAATTCGTGGGCTATGGACCATTTTCCTTTGCAAACTTTTGTACTTAGGCCCAAACGGAAAaaaaaatgcaatgcaatgtataCTACGGTGTaaaatttcaaatatatatatatgtaaaattttAACTTTTAATATTATTCATATAATCGGTTTGATTCAGGTTTTTTCAGTTA is drawn from Lycium barbarum isolate Lr01 chromosome 8, ASM1917538v2, whole genome shotgun sequence and contains these coding sequences:
- the LOC132607558 gene encoding sm-like protein LSM36B; protein product: MSGAGEKGSTTTKTPADFLKSIRGRPVVVKLNSGVDYRGILACLDGYMNIAMEQTEEYVNGQLKNKYGDAFIRGNNVLYISTSKRTLGEGA